The Actinomycetes bacterium genome includes a region encoding these proteins:
- a CDS encoding multifunctional oxoglutarate decarboxylase/oxoglutarate dehydrogenase thiamine pyrophosphate-binding subunit/dihydrolipoyllysine-residue succinyltransferase subunit encodes TISLTNPGTIGTVHSVPRLMSGQGAIIGAGALDYPAEWQGASEETLARNAVSKILTLTSTYDHRIIQGAQSGEFLRSVEQLLLGQEGFYDTVFAALRVPYEPVRWERDISASHEDDVTKGARVQELIHAYRVRGHLMADTDPLEYRQRRHPDLDIVSHGLTLWDLDREFATGGFGGRPIAKLRDILGILRDSYCRTVGIEYMHIQDPEQREWIQAAVERPQARCERDEQLRILRRLNAAEAFETFLQTKYVGQKRFSLEGGESVIPLLDAVLRSAVDDGLVEVCIGMPHRGRLNVLANIVGKSYGQIFREFEGTVDPGAAHGSGDVKYHLGAEGTFTVEDGRTVAVSLAANPSHLEAVNPVLEGIARAKQDVLDRGEDFPVLPVLLHGDAAFAGQGVVAETLELSQLRGYRTGGTIHVVVNNQVGFTTSPAASRSSTYATDVARTVQAPIFHVNGDDPEACVRVARLAFEFRQEFDKDVVIDLICYRRRGHNEADDPSLTQPLMYNLIDLKRSIRKLYTEALIGRGDITVEEAEAALRDYQEQLEKVFQATRAQDASVDDSGAGPLNERSGQVEREGQQDLEPQRPSADVPTAIDLDVVKRVVESQLTVPEGFTVHPRLAPQLQRRAQMVEQDAIDWAMGEALAFGSLLTEGRAVRLAGQDSRRGTFGQRHAVIVDRVTGWQYKPLKRCYENGGKLYVYDSLLSEYAAMGFEYGYSVARPDALVMWEAQFGDFANGAQTIIDEFIASGEQKWGQRSAVTLLLPHGYEGQGPDHSSARVERFLQLCAQDNMTVAMPSTPASYFHLLRWQVHSELQRPLVVFTPKSMLRLKAATSRTEEFISGHFRPVIPDEHVDRAGVRVIILCSGKVYWDLVAERAKRGADDVAIVRLERLYPLPAKTLPVALEGYPASAQVRWVQEEPANQGAWWSMSMNVPQIIGRTLAPVTRTASSSPAAGSHHRHEQEQREIIDAALA; translated from the coding sequence ACGATCAGCCTCACCAACCCCGGCACCATCGGGACCGTCCACTCGGTGCCCCGGCTGATGAGCGGCCAGGGCGCGATCATCGGCGCCGGTGCGCTCGACTACCCCGCCGAGTGGCAGGGCGCCTCCGAGGAGACCCTCGCCCGCAACGCCGTGAGCAAGATCCTCACCCTCACCTCGACCTACGACCACCGGATCATCCAGGGCGCCCAGTCCGGGGAGTTCCTCCGGTCGGTCGAGCAGCTCCTGCTCGGCCAGGAAGGCTTCTACGACACGGTCTTCGCGGCGCTGCGCGTGCCGTACGAGCCAGTGCGCTGGGAGCGCGACATCAGCGCCAGCCACGAGGACGACGTCACCAAGGGCGCGCGTGTCCAGGAGCTCATCCACGCCTACCGGGTGCGCGGGCACCTCATGGCCGACACCGACCCGCTGGAGTACCGCCAGCGCCGCCACCCTGACCTCGACATCGTCAGCCACGGACTGACCCTGTGGGACCTCGACCGCGAGTTCGCCACCGGCGGGTTCGGGGGTCGGCCGATCGCCAAGCTTCGCGACATCCTGGGGATCCTGCGCGACTCGTACTGCCGCACCGTCGGCATCGAGTACATGCACATCCAGGACCCCGAGCAGCGCGAATGGATCCAGGCCGCCGTGGAGCGCCCGCAGGCGCGCTGCGAGCGTGACGAGCAGCTGCGGATCCTGCGCCGGCTCAACGCGGCGGAGGCCTTCGAGACCTTCCTGCAGACCAAGTACGTCGGCCAGAAGCGGTTCTCCCTCGAGGGCGGGGAGTCGGTCATCCCGCTGCTGGACGCGGTGCTGCGCTCCGCCGTCGACGACGGCCTCGTCGAGGTGTGCATCGGCATGCCGCACCGCGGCCGCCTGAACGTCCTCGCCAACATCGTGGGCAAGTCCTACGGGCAGATCTTCCGCGAGTTCGAGGGCACGGTGGACCCGGGCGCCGCGCACGGCTCGGGCGACGTCAAGTACCACCTGGGGGCGGAGGGCACCTTCACGGTGGAGGACGGCCGCACGGTCGCGGTCTCCCTGGCCGCCAATCCGTCACACCTGGAGGCCGTCAACCCGGTCCTCGAGGGGATCGCCCGCGCCAAGCAGGACGTGCTCGACCGCGGCGAGGACTTCCCGGTCCTGCCGGTGCTGCTCCATGGCGACGCCGCGTTCGCCGGTCAGGGCGTGGTCGCGGAGACCCTGGAGCTGAGCCAGCTGCGCGGGTACCGCACGGGCGGGACGATCCACGTGGTCGTCAACAACCAGGTCGGCTTCACGACCTCGCCGGCCGCCAGCCGCTCGTCCACCTACGCGACGGACGTGGCCCGGACCGTCCAGGCGCCGATCTTCCACGTCAACGGCGACGACCCCGAGGCCTGCGTCCGGGTGGCACGCCTGGCCTTCGAGTTCCGCCAGGAGTTCGACAAGGACGTCGTCATCGACCTGATCTGCTACCGACGGCGTGGGCACAACGAGGCCGACGACCCCTCGCTCACCCAGCCGCTGATGTACAACCTCATCGACCTCAAGCGCTCCATCCGCAAGCTCTACACCGAGGCGCTGATCGGCCGCGGCGACATCACCGTCGAGGAGGCCGAGGCGGCGCTGCGCGACTACCAGGAGCAGCTCGAGAAGGTCTTCCAAGCAACCCGCGCCCAGGACGCGTCGGTCGACGACTCGGGCGCCGGGCCCCTGAACGAGCGGTCCGGCCAGGTCGAGCGGGAGGGCCAGCAGGATCTGGAGCCGCAGCGGCCCTCGGCGGACGTACCCACCGCCATCGACCTCGACGTGGTCAAGCGCGTCGTGGAGTCGCAGCTGACCGTGCCCGAGGGCTTCACCGTGCACCCTCGGCTGGCCCCTCAACTGCAGCGGCGCGCCCAGATGGTCGAGCAGGACGCGATCGACTGGGCCATGGGCGAGGCACTGGCCTTCGGCTCGCTGCTCACCGAGGGCCGTGCGGTACGACTCGCCGGGCAGGACTCGCGGCGCGGCACCTTCGGCCAGCGCCATGCCGTCATCGTCGACCGGGTGACCGGCTGGCAGTACAAGCCGCTCAAGCGCTGCTACGAGAACGGCGGGAAGCTCTACGTCTACGACTCGTTGCTGTCGGAGTACGCCGCGATGGGCTTCGAGTACGGCTACTCGGTGGCCCGGCCGGACGCCCTGGTCATGTGGGAGGCACAGTTCGGCGACTTCGCGAACGGCGCGCAGACGATCATCGACGAGTTCATCGCCTCCGGTGAGCAGAAGTGGGGCCAGCGCTCGGCCGTGACCCTGCTGCTGCCCCACGGCTACGAGGGCCAGGGGCCGGACCACTCCTCGGCCAGGGTGGAGCGCTTCCTGCAGCTGTGCGCCCAGGACAACATGACGGTCGCCATGCCGTCGACGCCGGCGTCGTACTTCCACCTGTTGCGCTGGCAGGTGCACTCCGAGCTGCAGCGCCCGCTCGTCGTCTTCACCCCCAAGTCCATGCTGCGCCTGAAGGCGGCGACCTCGCGGACCGAGGAGTTCATCAGTGGCCACTTCCGCCCGGTGATCCCTGACGAGCACGTCGACCGGGCCGGCGTACGAGTGATCATCCTGTGCAGCGGGAAGGTCTACTGGGATCTCGTGGCCGAGCGTGCCAAGCGCGGGGCGGACGACGTCGCCATCGTGCGCCTCGAACGCCTCTACCCGCTGCCCGCGAAGACCCTGCCCGTGGCGCTGGAGGGCTACCCGGCGTCGGCACAGGTCCGCTGGGTGCAGGAGGAGCCGGCGAACCAGGGGGCCTGGTGGTCGATGTCGATGAACGTCCCCCAGATCATCGGCCGCACGCTGGCGCCGGTGACCCGAACCGCCTCGTCCTCACCGGCGGCGGGCTCCCACCACCGCCACGAGCAGGAGCAGCGCGAGATCATCGACGCCGCGCTGGCCTGA
- a CDS encoding DUF6104 family protein, whose product MYFTDRGIEELEARRGIEEVSLAWLAERLREFVDLNPDFEVPVERLATWLARLDDADDD is encoded by the coding sequence GTGTACTTCACCGACCGCGGCATCGAGGAGCTCGAGGCGCGCCGCGGAATCGAGGAGGTCAGCCTCGCCTGGCTGGCCGAGCGGCTACGCGAGTTCGTCGACCTCAACCCCGACTTCGAGGTGCCCGTGGAGCGGTTGGCCACCTGGCTGGCCCGCCTCGACGACGCCGACGACGACTGA
- a CDS encoding zinc-binding dehydrogenase → MLAAYAARLSPDDPLAGLEVGSVPDPEPPEGWTVVTVRAAALNHHDLWSLRGVGLPADRLPMILGCDAAGVDADGNEVVVHAVIADTDAGGGDETADPRRSLLSEVHPGTLAERVAVPRRNLVPKAPELSWAEAASLPTAWLTAYRMLFVKAGVRPGDRVLVQGAGGGVSSAALALGAAAGLRMWATSREEERRARAVELGAEAAYPPGARLPERVDAVLETVGSATWDHSLKALRPGGTVVVAGATSGHEVVTDLRRVFFLQLSVVGSTMGTRRELVALQHFLVASGVRPLVDSTYVLADARDAFERLASGEAFGKVVVEP, encoded by the coding sequence GTGCTCGCTGCCTACGCCGCCCGCCTCTCACCCGACGACCCGCTGGCCGGACTGGAGGTCGGGTCCGTCCCGGACCCGGAGCCGCCGGAGGGCTGGACCGTCGTCACGGTCCGCGCCGCCGCGCTCAACCATCACGACCTGTGGTCGCTGCGCGGGGTCGGCCTGCCCGCGGACCGGCTGCCGATGATCCTCGGCTGCGACGCCGCGGGCGTGGACGCCGACGGCAACGAGGTCGTGGTGCATGCCGTCATCGCCGACACCGACGCGGGCGGCGGCGACGAGACCGCCGACCCGCGGCGCTCCCTGCTCTCGGAGGTCCACCCCGGCACCCTCGCGGAGCGGGTGGCCGTGCCCCGGCGCAACCTGGTGCCCAAGGCTCCCGAGCTGTCCTGGGCGGAGGCCGCTTCGCTGCCCACCGCGTGGCTCACCGCCTATCGGATGCTGTTCGTCAAGGCCGGTGTGCGTCCGGGCGACCGGGTGCTCGTCCAGGGCGCCGGCGGCGGGGTCTCCTCCGCCGCGCTCGCCCTCGGGGCCGCCGCCGGGTTGCGCATGTGGGCGACCAGCCGCGAGGAGGAGCGTCGCGCTCGTGCGGTCGAGCTCGGCGCCGAGGCGGCGTACCCGCCGGGGGCCCGGCTGCCCGAGCGGGTCGACGCAGTCCTGGAGACGGTCGGGTCGGCCACGTGGGACCACAGCCTCAAGGCCCTGCGTCCGGGCGGGACGGTGGTGGTCGCCGGGGCGACCAGCGGCCACGAGGTGGTGACCGACCTGCGCCGGGTCTTCTTCCTGCAGCTGTCCGTCGTGGGGTCCACGATGGGCACCCGCCGCGAGCTGGTCGCGCTCCAGCACTTCCTGGTCGCCTCGGGGGTGCGGCCGCTCGTCGACTCGACGTACGTCCTCGCGGACGCCCGGGACGCCTTCGAACGGCTGGCCTCGGGGGAGGCCTTCGGCAAGGTCGTCGTCGAGCCCTGA
- a CDS encoding PadR family transcriptional regulator — protein MKHHMHHRGPGGPRGPRFAGGRRGGARRGDVRGAILLLLAERPMHGYQLMQEMSARTDGAWRPSPGAIYPALAQLEDEGLVVVTREGGRKLASLTDAGRAELEANAESIGDPFAELREAGDHGSLRAAFEGLGGAVRQVARTGTATQRGQVERILIDARRAVYLVLADAEPAETTETGAS, from the coding sequence ATGAAGCACCACATGCACCACAGGGGACCGGGCGGCCCCCGAGGCCCGCGCTTCGCGGGCGGGCGACGGGGCGGGGCCCGTCGCGGCGATGTCCGCGGCGCGATCCTGCTCCTGCTCGCCGAGCGCCCGATGCACGGCTACCAGCTCATGCAGGAGATGTCGGCTCGTACCGACGGCGCCTGGCGGCCCAGCCCCGGCGCCATCTACCCCGCGCTCGCCCAGCTCGAGGACGAGGGCCTGGTCGTCGTCACCCGCGAGGGCGGTCGCAAGCTCGCCTCGCTCACCGACGCGGGCCGCGCCGAGCTCGAGGCCAACGCCGAGAGCATCGGCGACCCCTTCGCCGAGCTGCGCGAAGCGGGAGACCACGGCAGCCTGCGGGCCGCGTTCGAGGGACTGGGCGGCGCCGTTCGCCAGGTGGCCCGTACCGGCACCGCCACCCAGCGGGGGCAGGTCGAGCGGATCCTGATCGACGCGCGCCGGGCGGTCTACCTCGTGCTCGCCGACGCCGAGCCCGCCGAGACGACGGAAACCGGCGCGAGCTGA
- a CDS encoding S24/S26 family peptidase → MRLLRWGRVVVAGRSMEPTLRAGDRLLVRWSAPAARGDVVVVRLPDGRPLSVKRAIHHDASGWWVERDNPAEGVDSWALGAVADRDVLGVVRWRYRPLRRAGRLPPPPVPL, encoded by the coding sequence ATGAGGCTGCTGCGCTGGGGACGCGTCGTCGTCGCCGGCCGCTCGATGGAGCCGACCTTGCGCGCGGGCGACCGGCTGCTCGTGCGCTGGTCGGCGCCCGCCGCGAGGGGCGACGTCGTCGTCGTCCGCCTGCCGGATGGCCGCCCGCTGTCAGTGAAGCGGGCGATCCACCACGACGCATCGGGCTGGTGGGTCGAGCGGGACAACCCGGCGGAGGGCGTCGACTCCTGGGCCCTCGGGGCTGTTGCGGACCGAGACGTCCTCGGGGTGGTCCGCTGGCGATACCGGCCGCTGCGGCGCGCCGGTCGCCTGCCGCCGCCGCCGGTGCCCCTGTAG
- the sodN gene encoding superoxide dismutase, Ni, with amino-acid sequence MPTLVHAHCDLPCGVYDPAQARIEAQSVKAIMEKYNGSDDPAFRTRALIIKEQRSELVKHHLWVLWTDYFKAPHFEEYPQLHTLFNQATKLAGAGGSKAATDVAVADQLLAKIDEIAEIFWETKKA; translated from the coding sequence ATGCCCACTCTCGTGCACGCGCACTGCGACCTCCCCTGCGGTGTCTACGACCCCGCCCAGGCGCGGATCGAGGCCCAGTCCGTCAAGGCGATCATGGAGAAGTACAACGGCTCCGACGACCCCGCGTTCCGGACACGTGCGCTCATCATCAAGGAGCAGCGCAGCGAGCTGGTCAAGCACCACCTCTGGGTGCTGTGGACGGACTACTTCAAGGCGCCGCACTTCGAGGAGTACCCCCAGCTGCACACCCTGTTCAACCAGGCCACCAAGCTGGCCGGGGCGGGCGGCAGCAAGGCGGCGACCGACGTCGCCGTGGCCGACCAGCTGCTCGCCAAGATCGACGAGATCGCCGAGATCTTCTGGGAGACCAAGAAGGCCTGA
- a CDS encoding GNAT family N-acetyltransferase, which produces MDAIRRVRPADVDDVHAMILELAEYERSRHEVRASAEDLRAALFAPNPALFGHVAEAPDGDLAGFAVWFLNYSTWDGRHGIYLEDLYVRPQHRGSGLGRALLAALAAECVSRRLTRLQWWVLDWNAPSIGFYRSLGAQAMDEWTVMRISGASLDDLARQA; this is translated from the coding sequence ATGGATGCCATCCGGCGGGTACGTCCCGCGGACGTCGACGACGTCCACGCGATGATCCTCGAGCTCGCCGAGTACGAGCGCTCGCGGCACGAGGTCCGGGCCAGCGCCGAGGACCTGAGAGCCGCGCTGTTCGCCCCGAACCCGGCGCTGTTCGGGCACGTGGCCGAGGCGCCGGACGGCGACCTGGCCGGGTTCGCCGTCTGGTTCCTCAACTACTCGACGTGGGACGGCCGCCACGGCATCTACCTGGAGGACCTGTACGTGCGACCGCAGCACCGCGGCAGCGGCCTGGGTCGGGCGCTGCTGGCGGCACTGGCCGCCGAGTGCGTCTCCCGGCGGCTGACCCGGCTCCAGTGGTGGGTGCTGGACTGGAACGCGCCCTCGATCGGCTTCTACCGCTCGCTGGGTGCGCAGGCGATGGACGAGTGGACCGTCATGCGCATCTCCGGCGCCTCCCTCGACGACCTCGCCCGGCAGGCCTAG
- a CDS encoding anti-sigma regulatory factor has protein sequence MAQDDVVELRLPAEAAYVSVVRTATAGLAARLDFTVDEIEDLRIAVDEACAILLPDVAGGESLECLFRVGSDELEVTVSARTVGDHRPERGSFGWTVLEALAGSVESGRVDGRTYFTLCKRRGRGPGG, from the coding sequence GTGGCCCAGGACGACGTCGTCGAGCTGCGGCTCCCGGCGGAGGCGGCGTACGTCTCCGTCGTCCGGACCGCCACCGCCGGGCTGGCCGCGCGCCTGGACTTCACGGTCGATGAGATCGAGGACCTGCGGATCGCGGTCGACGAGGCCTGCGCCATCCTGCTGCCCGACGTCGCGGGTGGTGAGTCCCTCGAGTGCCTGTTCCGCGTGGGCTCCGACGAGCTCGAGGTGACGGTCTCCGCGCGTACCGTGGGCGACCACCGCCCCGAGCGCGGCAGCTTCGGCTGGACGGTCCTCGAGGCGCTGGCCGGCTCCGTGGAGTCGGGTCGCGTCGACGGGCGCACCTACTTCACCCTGTGCAAACGACGCGGGCGAGGCCCCGGCGGATGA